A genomic segment from Armatimonadota bacterium encodes:
- a CDS encoding thioesterase family protein, with protein METEIRVRYAETDAMGVVHHAAYFVWFELGRTEYTRAVGLPYRQVEEGGTRLVVVEAAARFRRPARYDDIVVVRTAVRDVSKATLTFGYEVCTPDGRVLAEGQTVHAATDRSGRLRRIPEDVRTALTAGGRNRPAQRE; from the coding sequence GTGGAAACCGAGATCCGCGTGCGCTACGCCGAGACCGACGCGATGGGCGTCGTGCACCACGCCGCCTATTTCGTGTGGTTCGAACTCGGCCGGACGGAGTACACACGGGCCGTCGGGCTGCCCTACCGTCAGGTGGAGGAGGGTGGGACCCGCCTGGTGGTGGTGGAAGCGGCGGCGCGATTCCGGCGCCCGGCGCGCTATGATGATATTGTTGTAGTGCGGACGGCGGTGCGCGACGTGAGTAAAGCCACGCTGACGTTCGGGTACGAGGTGTGCACGCCGGACGGCAGGGTGCTCGCGGAGGGGCAGACGGTGCATGCCGCCACCGACCGGAGCGGTCGGCTGCGTCGGATCCCCGAGGACGTCCGCACGGCGCTGACGGCCGGGGGGAGGAACCGCCCTGCGCAACGCGAATAA